One part of the Vidua macroura isolate BioBank_ID:100142 chromosome 14, ASM2450914v1, whole genome shotgun sequence genome encodes these proteins:
- the LOC128814522 gene encoding UAP56-interacting factor-like isoform X6 — METAGPQPAAGPQPGAEEIDMSLGPNRFRRGFGQQQFNRRQFRNALPGRKRRAAAAFDGVSPLNRQASAQEGTKKNHAFAKSCSGQQEEQPQPSPGTKRFRADTASICAPGRSRPFLLNRGLALQQKRVQQWFSKARFQRGQMDSQGEGKRPRMRRWQVKPSPGAILTVSVVNPQAGQRSLPGSKRPFLRSQRPPARVAKPQPKGVLLRFNFRAMANQTSLTLDERFSSLRNKRRFTAARSAGRMVTMP; from the exons GACCTAACCGTTTCAGAAGAGGGTTTGGACAGCAGCAGTTCAATCGGAGACAATTCAGGAATGCTTTGCCTGGTCGCAAgagaagagcagctgctgcatttgaTGGAGTGAGCCCTTTAAATCGCCAGGCATCAGCTCAGGAG GGCACCAAGAAGAACCATGCTTTTGCCAAAAGCTgcagtgggcagcaggaggaacagCCACAGCCATCTCCCGGCACCAAAAGATTCAGAGCAGATACTGCCAGCATCTGTGCCCCAGGGAGAAG CAGGCCTTTCCTGCTGAACAGGGGATTGGCGTTGCAGCAGAAGCGGGTGCAGCAGTGGTTCTCCAAAGCCCGCTTCCAGAGAGGG caGATGGATTCTCAAGGAGAAGGGAAACGGCCAAGGATGAGAAG GTGGCAAGTGAAACCCAGCCCGGGAGCAATTCTGACGGTTTCTGTGGTTAATCCCCAGGCGGGCCAGCGCAGCCT GCCTGGATCCAAGCGCCCATTCCTGCGAAGCCAGAGACCCCCAGCACGGGTGGCCAAGCCCCAGCCCAAGGGGGTGCTGCTGAGATTCAACTTCCGCGCCATGGCCAACCAG ACCAGCCTGACGCTGGATGAGAGATTCTCTAGTCTGAGGAATAAGAGGCGCTTTACAGCAGCCAGGAGCGCCGGACGGATGGTCACCATGCCTTAG
- the LOC128814522 gene encoding UAP56-interacting factor-like isoform X5, which translates to MQDGQRLCVYHKRAAGGFPFNTRSYGPNRFRRGFGQQQFNRRQFRNALPGRKRRAAAAFDGVSPLNRQASAQEGTKKNHAFAKSCSGQQEEQPQPSPGTKRFRADTASICAPGRSRPFLLNRGLALQQKRVQQWFSKARFQRGQMDSQGEGKRPRMRRWQVKPSPGAILTVSVVNPQAGQRSLPGSKRPFLRSQRPPARVAKPQPKGVLLRFNFRAMANQTSLTLDERFSSLRNKRRFTAARSAGRMVTMP; encoded by the exons ATGCAGGATGGACAGCGGCTGTGTGTGTATCataaaagagcagcaggaggcttCCCCTTCAATACGAGAAGTTATG GACCTAACCGTTTCAGAAGAGGGTTTGGACAGCAGCAGTTCAATCGGAGACAATTCAGGAATGCTTTGCCTGGTCGCAAgagaagagcagctgctgcatttgaTGGAGTGAGCCCTTTAAATCGCCAGGCATCAGCTCAGGAG GGCACCAAGAAGAACCATGCTTTTGCCAAAAGCTgcagtgggcagcaggaggaacagCCACAGCCATCTCCCGGCACCAAAAGATTCAGAGCAGATACTGCCAGCATCTGTGCCCCAGGGAGAAG CAGGCCTTTCCTGCTGAACAGGGGATTGGCGTTGCAGCAGAAGCGGGTGCAGCAGTGGTTCTCCAAAGCCCGCTTCCAGAGAGGG caGATGGATTCTCAAGGAGAAGGGAAACGGCCAAGGATGAGAAG GTGGCAAGTGAAACCCAGCCCGGGAGCAATTCTGACGGTTTCTGTGGTTAATCCCCAGGCGGGCCAGCGCAGCCT GCCTGGATCCAAGCGCCCATTCCTGCGAAGCCAGAGACCCCCAGCACGGGTGGCCAAGCCCCAGCCCAAGGGGGTGCTGCTGAGATTCAACTTCCGCGCCATGGCCAACCAG ACCAGCCTGACGCTGGATGAGAGATTCTCTAGTCTGAGGAATAAGAGGCGCTTTACAGCAGCCAGGAGCGCCGGACGGATGGTCACCATGCCTTAG